One window of Streptomyces sp. FIT100 genomic DNA carries:
- a CDS encoding carbohydrate ABC transporter permease, with protein MRSRRAAPGGQGIATAVMVVPATALYVLMLAVPVGLAVYLSLTDWDGFSASPAFVGTANYADLLGDAGLQRAATVTLLVAGVGTAGLNVLGLGFALLLNRPSRLNSFFRMVMFYPHVLSALVVGFLWSAILGTTGAVNSLVTSRGGEVLPFLSDPDWALATMIAVVVWAAFGVNVVLYLAGLQAVPHSLIEAARIDGATRWQVFRHVTLPALGPSVTINVVLSLVTLLKTYDLVVSLTAGGPAGQTQTVAYLILWNSFHDGRLGFGSAQAVVLMLVTAVLALAVTRLRRRAETAVYS; from the coding sequence ATGCGATCCAGACGCGCCGCCCCGGGCGGCCAGGGCATCGCCACGGCGGTGATGGTCGTCCCCGCGACCGCCCTGTACGTGCTCATGCTCGCCGTCCCCGTCGGCCTCGCCGTCTACCTCAGCCTGACCGACTGGGACGGGTTCAGCGCCAGCCCCGCCTTCGTCGGCACGGCCAACTACGCCGACCTGCTGGGCGACGCGGGTCTCCAGCGCGCGGCCACGGTCACCCTGCTCGTCGCCGGCGTCGGCACCGCCGGACTCAACGTCCTCGGGCTCGGCTTCGCGCTGCTGCTCAACCGGCCCTCCCGGCTGAACTCGTTCTTCCGGATGGTCATGTTCTACCCGCACGTCCTCAGCGCGCTCGTCGTCGGCTTCCTGTGGAGCGCGATCCTGGGCACCACGGGCGCCGTGAACAGCCTGGTGACCTCCCGCGGCGGCGAAGTGCTGCCCTTCCTGTCCGACCCCGACTGGGCACTGGCCACCATGATCGCCGTCGTGGTCTGGGCGGCCTTCGGCGTCAACGTCGTGCTGTACCTCGCCGGACTGCAGGCGGTACCGCACTCGCTCATCGAGGCGGCCAGAATCGACGGCGCCACCCGGTGGCAGGTCTTCCGGCACGTCACACTGCCCGCGCTCGGCCCGTCCGTGACCATCAACGTCGTCCTGTCCCTTGTCACCCTCCTCAAGACCTACGACCTCGTGGTCTCGCTGACGGCGGGCGGCCCGGCCGGTCAGACCCAGACCGTCGCCTACCTCATCCTCTGGAACTCCTTCCACGACGGCCGGCTCGGCTTCGGCTCCGCCCAGGCGGTGGTGCTCATGCTCGTCACCGCCGTCCTGGCCCTGGCGGTCACCCGGCTGCGCCGGCGCGCGGAGACGGCGGTGTACTCATGA
- a CDS encoding carbohydrate ABC transporter permease, which yields MTLTQHAAPPAPPAAATGPAPGPTRRRPPRRGPGFLLRPAFLGVVALLMLVPLYVLVVNAFKSQQEILTDPFGLPADGPTFQYIDEVFHNAQFDIMRGYAVTILFVVCVNVLSVVLAGPAAYVIARSTRRRYRALMVFFLAGTFIPSQVLVIPVVYVLKVLGLMGTVRGFVLFETVLTLPFSIFLYAGYIATIPRELDQAAAVDGAGRIRTFWRIVFPLMRPVVATMVILNTFSVWNDFVNPQIILGPGSGLYTVTTGVYAAVSQFSTDYTVVFPTLLLAIAPLLVFFVFMQRHIISGLTAGSTRG from the coding sequence ATGACGCTGACCCAGCACGCCGCACCGCCGGCACCGCCGGCCGCGGCGACCGGGCCCGCACCCGGTCCCACCCGGCGGCGCCCGCCCCGGCGCGGCCCCGGCTTCCTGCTCAGGCCCGCCTTCCTCGGCGTCGTCGCCCTCCTCATGCTCGTCCCGCTGTACGTCCTCGTCGTCAACGCCTTCAAGTCGCAGCAGGAGATCCTCACCGACCCGTTCGGACTCCCCGCCGACGGACCGACGTTCCAGTACATCGACGAGGTCTTCCACAACGCGCAGTTCGACATCATGCGCGGCTACGCGGTGACGATCCTCTTCGTCGTCTGCGTCAACGTGCTCTCCGTGGTGCTCGCCGGGCCCGCCGCGTACGTCATCGCCCGCAGCACCCGCCGCCGCTACCGGGCGCTCATGGTCTTCTTCCTGGCCGGGACCTTCATCCCCAGCCAGGTGCTGGTGATCCCCGTCGTCTACGTGCTCAAGGTGCTCGGCCTGATGGGCACCGTCCGCGGGTTCGTCCTCTTCGAGACGGTGCTGACGCTGCCCTTCTCGATCTTCCTCTACGCCGGGTACATCGCCACGATCCCCCGGGAGCTCGACCAGGCCGCGGCCGTGGACGGCGCCGGACGCATCCGCACCTTCTGGCGGATCGTCTTCCCGCTGATGCGGCCGGTCGTGGCGACCATGGTCATCCTCAACACCTTCTCGGTGTGGAACGACTTCGTGAACCCCCAGATCATCCTGGGGCCCGGCAGCGGCCTGTACACGGTCACCACCGGCGTCTACGCGGCGGTCAGCCAGTTCTCCACCGACTACACCGTCGTCTTCCCCACACTCCTGCTGGCCATCGCACCGCTGCTCGTCTTCTTCGTCTTCATGCAGCGGCACATCATCAGCGGCCTGACGGCCGGATCGACGAGGGGGTGA
- a CDS encoding ribonuclease activity regulator RraA yields the protein MDEGPVWELPVRGEAPERADPDLVRRLSGVSSATACAKLHAQGIRRTFVSGPRPLAPGQKIAGRARTLQFMPQREDVASGLGQEYVERHTALWAVLDAVEPGDVLVVQAYGSAYTGCFGDMLVRYFRQRGGAGIVVDGRIRDAPRVRETGVPIWSTGVTPHYASQAELFPWAYDVPVACGGVLVLPGDLVVADDDGPVVVPKQRAEDVIAAAREHEQWERFSRSRIEEGGALADYYPLTADTRAEYERWRDSSAG from the coding sequence GTGGACGAAGGACCCGTGTGGGAACTGCCGGTGCGCGGCGAAGCGCCCGAGCGTGCCGACCCCGACCTCGTACGCCGGCTGTCCGGCGTGTCGTCGGCGACCGCCTGCGCCAAACTGCACGCCCAGGGCATCCGCCGCACGTTCGTGTCCGGGCCGCGCCCCCTCGCCCCCGGGCAGAAGATCGCGGGCCGGGCGCGCACCCTCCAGTTCATGCCCCAGCGCGAGGACGTCGCCTCCGGGCTCGGCCAGGAGTACGTGGAGCGGCACACCGCGCTGTGGGCGGTACTTGACGCCGTCGAGCCCGGCGACGTCCTCGTCGTGCAGGCATACGGAAGCGCCTACACCGGCTGCTTCGGCGACATGCTCGTGCGCTACTTCCGGCAGCGGGGCGGTGCGGGAATCGTCGTCGACGGACGCATCCGCGACGCGCCCCGCGTCCGTGAGACCGGCGTGCCGATCTGGTCCACCGGGGTGACCCCGCACTACGCCTCCCAGGCGGAGCTCTTCCCCTGGGCGTACGACGTCCCCGTGGCCTGCGGCGGCGTGCTCGTCCTCCCCGGCGACCTCGTCGTCGCCGACGACGACGGACCGGTCGTCGTGCCGAAGCAGCGCGCCGAGGACGTCATCGCGGCCGCCCGCGAACACGAGCAGTGGGAGCGCTTCAGCCGCTCCCGGATCGAGGAAGGAGGGGCACTCGCGGACTACTACCCGCTCACGGCCGACACCCGCGCCGAATACGAGCGCTGGCGCGACAGCAGCGCCGGCTGA
- a CDS encoding right-handed parallel beta-helix repeat-containing protein, giving the protein MFRSTRTPRPFPVPRSLRVPVLAASALLLLGGATLSTGSATAAGECSPRQFFVAPDGSDRAKGTKDSPWRTVEHARDHIRDEGLNKASQMRCDIVVNLRAGDYPVARTIEFDDRDSGTRGHQVVYRSYDGPGKARLLGAKPVTGWQEYKDGIYTAKVDKSVYTLFEDGQRATTARYPNRATETEWAPYLKSTIPEPEKEAVRRWIWTEPGVLKKEWDLDHDDARVHIQSGGSWSWFTDTIPIRDVNEEEGQISLQYPMRYAGVNSDSGSRFFLENSRHFLDKPGEWYLDDEELTVYYMPRGDIKHAKIMVPTVTTLLNLAGASEDRRVENITFDGLAAQYSDFMEWYRYGWVDEGDSGFVRKYPQYDRQIEMPRNRHGAVTITNSRDITMKGMRISDTGYHAVYALFANEGLTVRDSLLENIGGDGIKVEGPYPGEGNTSFGHLITNNVFKHYGELVPGDAAGVELMNTGRNEVSHSYFEHSARHGVSLEVRPEVKIEDNYARDNTFTYLRFEKMGLDTSEVSAFYAYGTSNFEPHKIDNFVDQVYIGDVINDPSVPNRNSTRGVHLDNGGCSFHLDNVEVGEVLDDKYQGYKPPCSTVGNANWAEGWDPSKMEYDKIGVKPDFPYLAEVPGASGANAR; this is encoded by the coding sequence GTGTTCCGCAGCACCCGCACGCCGCGACCGTTCCCCGTTCCCCGTTCCCTGCGCGTCCCCGTCCTGGCCGCGAGCGCACTGCTCCTGCTCGGCGGCGCCACGCTGTCGACCGGTTCCGCCACCGCCGCGGGGGAGTGCTCGCCCCGGCAGTTCTTCGTCGCGCCCGACGGCAGCGACCGAGCCAAGGGCACCAAGGACAGCCCCTGGCGGACCGTCGAGCACGCCCGCGACCACATACGCGACGAAGGGCTCAACAAGGCGTCGCAGATGCGCTGCGACATCGTGGTCAACCTGCGCGCCGGCGACTACCCGGTCGCCAGGACCATCGAGTTCGACGACCGCGACTCGGGCACCCGCGGCCACCAGGTCGTCTACCGCAGCTACGACGGGCCGGGCAAGGCGCGGCTCCTCGGCGCCAAGCCCGTCACCGGCTGGCAGGAGTACAAGGACGGCATCTACACCGCCAAGGTCGACAAGTCCGTCTACACCCTCTTCGAGGACGGGCAGCGGGCGACCACCGCCCGCTACCCCAACCGCGCGACGGAGACGGAGTGGGCGCCGTACCTGAAGTCCACCATCCCCGAGCCGGAGAAGGAGGCCGTGCGCCGCTGGATCTGGACCGAACCCGGCGTGCTGAAGAAGGAGTGGGACCTGGACCATGACGACGCCCGGGTGCACATCCAATCCGGGGGCTCCTGGTCCTGGTTCACCGACACCATTCCGATCAGGGACGTCAACGAGGAGGAGGGCCAGATCTCCCTCCAGTACCCGATGCGGTACGCCGGTGTGAACAGCGACAGCGGCTCCCGGTTCTTCCTGGAGAACTCGCGCCACTTCCTCGACAAGCCCGGTGAGTGGTACCTGGACGACGAGGAGTTGACCGTCTACTACATGCCGCGCGGCGACATCAAGCACGCCAAGATCATGGTGCCGACGGTGACGACCCTGCTCAACCTGGCCGGCGCCTCCGAGGACCGCCGTGTCGAGAACATCACCTTCGACGGACTCGCCGCCCAGTACAGCGACTTCATGGAGTGGTACCGCTACGGCTGGGTCGACGAAGGCGACTCCGGCTTCGTGCGCAAGTACCCCCAGTACGACCGCCAGATCGAGATGCCCCGCAACCGGCACGGCGCCGTCACCATCACCAACAGCCGTGACATCACGATGAAGGGGATGCGCATCTCCGACACCGGCTACCACGCGGTCTACGCACTCTTCGCCAACGAGGGGCTCACCGTCCGCGACAGCCTGCTGGAGAACATCGGCGGCGACGGCATCAAGGTCGAAGGCCCGTACCCCGGCGAGGGCAACACGTCCTTCGGGCACCTCATCACCAACAACGTCTTCAAACATTACGGCGAGCTCGTGCCGGGTGACGCGGCCGGCGTCGAGCTGATGAACACCGGCCGCAACGAGGTGAGTCACAGCTACTTCGAGCACAGCGCGCGACACGGCGTGAGCCTCGAAGTCCGCCCCGAGGTGAAGATCGAGGACAACTACGCCCGGGACAACACCTTCACATACCTCCGCTTCGAGAAGATGGGCCTGGACACCAGCGAGGTCAGCGCGTTCTACGCCTACGGCACCAGCAACTTCGAACCGCACAAGATCGACAACTTCGTCGACCAGGTCTACATCGGCGATGTCATCAACGACCCGTCGGTGCCCAACAGGAACTCGACCCGAGGCGTCCACCTGGACAACGGCGGCTGCAGCTTCCACCTCGACAACGTCGAGGTCGGCGAGGTCCTCGACGACAAGTACCAGGGCTACAAGCCGCCGTGCAGCACCGTCGGGAACGCCAACTGGGCGGAGGGCTGGGACCCGTCGAAGATGGAGTACGACAAGATCGGCGTGAAGCCGGACTTCCCGTACCTGGCCGAGGTGCCGGGGGCTTCGGGGGCGAACGCGCGGTGA
- a CDS encoding enoyl-CoA hydratase/isomerase family protein yields MTAGRITCERRSGVALVTLDRPAKLNAVTPEMSVQLARTLGELDADGDVRCIVLTGAGERAFCVGSDIRELDGYDTPWAFRNRGDYGDAVRALRTPVVAAVGGYAFGGGLELALACDIRLAATSATFAAPEIKLGWIGGSGMAAQLAHSIGASNAALMLLTGDPVDAGQALAWGLVSQVVPDGQLIDTAVELAGRIAARAPIAAQTAKANLRAAHSMPLDQAIQYERDLQTVCFATRDAAEGRSAFAERREPRFEGH; encoded by the coding sequence GTGACCGCCGGCCGGATCACCTGCGAGAGGAGGTCCGGCGTCGCCCTGGTGACGCTGGACCGGCCCGCCAAGCTCAACGCGGTGACGCCGGAGATGTCGGTCCAACTCGCCCGTACCCTGGGCGAGTTGGACGCCGACGGAGACGTCCGCTGCATCGTCCTCACCGGCGCCGGCGAGCGCGCCTTCTGTGTCGGCAGCGACATCCGGGAACTCGACGGGTACGACACGCCGTGGGCGTTCCGCAACCGCGGAGACTACGGGGACGCGGTGCGGGCACTGCGCACGCCCGTCGTCGCGGCCGTCGGCGGCTATGCCTTCGGGGGCGGCCTCGAACTCGCGCTGGCCTGCGACATCCGGCTGGCCGCCACGAGCGCGACGTTCGCCGCGCCCGAGATCAAACTCGGCTGGATCGGCGGCAGCGGTATGGCGGCACAGCTGGCGCACTCCATCGGCGCGTCCAACGCCGCGCTGATGCTGCTCACGGGCGATCCGGTCGACGCCGGCCAGGCCCTCGCCTGGGGCCTGGTGAGCCAGGTGGTACCCGACGGTCAACTCATCGACACCGCAGTCGAATTGGCCGGACGCATCGCCGCTCGCGCGCCCATCGCCGCACAGACGGCCAAGGCCAATCTGCGGGCGGCCCACAGCATGCCGCTCGACCAGGCCATCCAGTACGAGAGGGACCTCCAGACCGTCTGCTTCGCCACGCGGGACGCGGCGGAGGGACGCAGCGCGTTCGCGGAGCGCCGCGAACCGCGCTTCGAAGGCCACTGA
- a CDS encoding CaiB/BaiF CoA-transferase family protein, translated as MGILDGYRVVDLSIAMAGPLAAMRLGDLGADVVKVEPPDGEWQRRAPAGGAEGVELNASFLSLNRNKRSLAVNLKTEAGRAVVRDLARNVDVFLQNYRPGVAERLGMDYPSIREVNPAIVYVSVSGYGDTGPYAARPGQDLLLQALTGAMYSVGRDGDPPAPSGTYAVDAITAYSAFEGALAALLHRERTGEGQLVSVNMLDAAIAVQMQELSVYTVGGVPQRRGTEPHGHTYIRAPYGVFATKDGHVALAMPPLDVLGDALGLPELAGMDTDTDGHSRRDEITALVRTRLPHRTTAEWLELFDERGIWAGPVHSYAEVVTDPQVRHNGSFVTYRHPAEGEVTTPGFPYTFSATPPAVHRGAPLTGEHTRELLDELGYPPERVTALLADGAVTARQEAP; from the coding sequence ATGGGAATCCTGGACGGTTACCGCGTGGTCGATCTGTCGATCGCCATGGCCGGGCCGCTCGCCGCGATGCGCCTCGGCGACCTGGGCGCCGACGTCGTCAAGGTGGAACCGCCGGACGGCGAATGGCAGCGCCGCGCCCCCGCGGGCGGCGCCGAGGGCGTGGAGCTGAACGCCTCGTTCCTCTCGCTCAACCGCAACAAGCGCAGCCTCGCCGTGAACCTCAAGACCGAGGCCGGCCGGGCCGTCGTCCGCGACCTGGCCCGCAACGTCGACGTCTTCCTGCAGAACTACCGGCCCGGCGTCGCCGAGCGGCTCGGCATGGACTATCCGTCGATCCGCGAGGTCAACCCCGCGATCGTCTACGTGTCGGTCTCCGGCTACGGCGACACCGGACCGTACGCCGCGCGGCCCGGCCAGGACCTGCTCCTGCAGGCCCTGACCGGTGCGATGTACAGCGTCGGGCGCGACGGGGACCCGCCGGCCCCCTCCGGCACGTACGCGGTCGACGCCATCACCGCGTACAGCGCCTTCGAGGGGGCGCTCGCCGCCCTGCTGCACCGCGAACGCACCGGAGAGGGCCAGCTGGTCTCGGTGAACATGCTGGACGCGGCGATCGCCGTGCAGATGCAGGAACTGTCCGTGTACACCGTCGGCGGCGTCCCCCAGCGCCGCGGCACCGAGCCCCACGGCCACACCTACATCCGCGCCCCCTACGGCGTGTTCGCCACCAAGGACGGCCACGTGGCCCTCGCCATGCCGCCCCTGGACGTCCTCGGTGACGCCCTCGGCCTGCCGGAGCTCGCCGGCATGGACACGGACACGGACGGCCACTCCCGACGGGACGAGATCACCGCCCTGGTCCGGACCCGGCTGCCCCACCGCACCACCGCCGAATGGCTGGAGCTGTTCGACGAGCGCGGCATCTGGGCCGGGCCCGTCCACTCGTACGCCGAGGTCGTCACCGACCCCCAGGTGCGCCACAACGGCTCCTTCGTCACCTACCGGCACCCGGCCGAGGGCGAGGTGACCACGCCCGGCTTCCCCTACACCTTCAGCGCCACCCCGCCCGCTGTGCACCGCGGCGCGCCGCTCACCGGCGAGCACACCCGCGAACTCCTCGACGAGCTCGGCTACCCGCCCGAACGGGTCACCGCGCTGCTCGCCGACGGGGCCGTGACCGCCCGTCAGGAGGCACCATGA
- a CDS encoding extracellular solute-binding protein produces MTAAISPLTAPGRPAADELRGLTWDHPRGYGPLEELARLDASLPPGCETVGRPLRWDRQPLSGFESTPIAALAADYDLLVIDHPGIGSAVESGCLVPVDTLFDTAELKGWREATVGASYDSYVLDGRVWALPIDAAAQVSAARPDLMAGRPMPRTWAQVCALPREVPLTLCLGGPHAFLTFCSLCLAQGEAPAGEAEFASRERGLAALDTMAELLSRSPSALWPLNPIGVLRAMAAAGGPAYCPLVYGYVTYTRSGPYPLAFGDAPAWRPGGPHGSVLGGAGLAVSRRRAGDPAVRDAVRDHLRRILAEPVQRELFPVTGGQPAARAAWTDPWTNGRSDGFYRSTLATVEAAWVRPRWPGYPAFQEAASRLLREGLAEGVPHQALLDELETRHREATHR; encoded by the coding sequence ATGACGGCAGCGATCTCCCCCCTGACCGCGCCCGGACGCCCGGCCGCCGACGAACTGCGCGGCCTCACCTGGGACCACCCGCGCGGCTACGGCCCACTGGAGGAGCTGGCCCGGCTGGACGCCTCCCTGCCGCCGGGCTGCGAGACGGTCGGCCGGCCGCTGCGCTGGGACCGGCAGCCCCTCAGCGGCTTCGAGTCGACGCCGATCGCCGCCCTCGCCGCCGACTACGACCTCCTCGTGATCGACCACCCGGGGATCGGCTCGGCCGTCGAGTCCGGCTGCCTGGTGCCGGTGGACACGCTGTTCGACACGGCCGAGCTGAAGGGCTGGCGCGAGGCCACCGTCGGCGCCTCGTACGACAGCTACGTGCTGGACGGCCGCGTCTGGGCGCTGCCCATCGACGCCGCGGCCCAGGTGTCCGCCGCCCGCCCCGACCTCATGGCCGGGCGGCCGATGCCCCGCACCTGGGCGCAGGTGTGCGCGCTGCCCCGCGAGGTGCCCCTCACGCTCTGCCTCGGCGGCCCCCACGCCTTCCTCACCTTCTGCTCGCTCTGCCTCGCGCAGGGCGAAGCACCCGCCGGAGAGGCCGAGTTCGCCTCCAGGGAGCGAGGACTCGCCGCCCTGGACACGATGGCGGAGCTGCTCTCGCGGAGCCCTTCGGCGCTCTGGCCGCTCAACCCGATCGGGGTGCTGCGGGCGATGGCCGCCGCGGGAGGACCCGCCTACTGCCCGCTCGTCTACGGCTATGTGACCTACACCCGGTCCGGCCCGTACCCGCTGGCCTTCGGCGACGCACCCGCCTGGCGGCCCGGCGGACCGCACGGCAGCGTGCTCGGCGGCGCGGGCCTCGCGGTCTCCCGGCGGCGGGCCGGGGATCCCGCCGTACGCGACGCGGTCCGCGACCATCTGCGCCGCATCCTCGCCGAGCCCGTGCAGCGCGAGCTGTTCCCGGTGACCGGCGGGCAGCCCGCCGCCCGCGCCGCCTGGACCGACCCCTGGACCAACGGCCGCTCGGACGGCTTCTACCGCTCCACCCTCGCCACCGTCGAGGCCGCCTGGGTGCGCCCGCGGTGGCCCGGCTATCCCGCCTTCCAGGAGGCCGCCTCACGGCTGCTGCGCGAGGGCCTCGCCGAGGGCGTACCGCACCAAGCGCTGCTGGACGAACTGGAGACGCGCCACCGGGAGGCGACGCACCGATGA